A genomic window from Glycine max cultivar Williams 82 chromosome 17, Glycine_max_v4.0, whole genome shotgun sequence includes:
- the LOC100788748 gene encoding probable WRKY transcription factor 15 encodes MAVDLMTTGYTRNDNISSFTTKAEENAVQEAASGLESVEKLIRLLSQTQAQAQAHHQFNNNNSSSNEIAIAMDCKAVADVAVSKFQKVISLLGRTRTGHARFRRAPLPNQHQHTQPPSEPPVLHATPLHQIPPPSLHQIPKTEKHLNDSSSKTLHFSYPSAVTSFVSSLTGDAADNKQPSPAATTTTSHFQITSLSHVSSAGKPPLSSSSFKRKCSSENLGSGKCGSSSSRCHCSKKRKMRLKRVVRVPAISLKMADIPPDDYSWRKYGQKPIKGSPHPRGYYKCSSVRGCPARKHVERALDDPAMLVVTYEGEHNHTVSAADATNLILESS; translated from the exons ATGGCCGTGGACCTCATGACGACCGGTTACACCCGAAACGACAACATCAGTAGTTTCACAACCAAAGCCGAGGAAAATGCCGTCCAAGAAGCCGCTTCTGGTCTAGAGAGCGTCGAGAAGCTCATCAGACTCCTCTCCCAAacccaagcccaagcccaagcccaccatcaattcaacaacaacaatagctcTAGTAATGAAATCGCCATCGCCATGGACTGCAAAGCCGTCGCTGACGTGGCAGTCTCCAAGTTCCAGAAGGTCATTTCCCTCCTCGGCCGAACCCGTACCGGCCACGCCAGGTTCCGACGCGCCCCTCTCCCCAACCAACACCAACACACCCAACCTCCCTCCGAACCGCCCGTTCTCCACGCTACCCCGCTGCACCAGATCCCACCTCCCTCCCTTCACCAAATCCCCAAAACCGAGAAACACCTCAACGATTCATCGTCTAAGACGCTTCATTTCTCATACCCCTCCGCCGTTACTTCCTTCGTCTCCTCCCTCACCGGCGACGCCGCCGACAACAAACAACCATCCCCGGCGGCCACGACCACGACCTCCCACTTTCAGATCACGAGCCTCTCTCACGTGTCGTCCGCGGGGAAGCCTCCGCTTTCGTCTTCCTCTTTCAAGAGAAAGTGCAGCTCTGAGAATTTAGGTTCTGGAAAGTGCGGTAGCTCCTCTAGCCGCTGTCATTGTTCCAAAAAGAG GAAAATGAGGTTGAAGAGGGTAGTGAGGGTACCAGCTATAAGCTTGAAGATGGCTGATATTCCACCAGATGATTATTCTTGGAGGAAATATGGACAGAAACCAATTAAAGGATCGCCTCATCCAAG GGGTTACTACAAGTGCAGTAGTGTGAGAGGGTGTCCAGCGCGAAAACATGTGGAAAGAGCTTTGGATGATCCAGCTATGCTGGTGGTAACATACGAGGGAGAGCACAATCACACTGTCTCTGCTGCCGATGCTACTAATCTCATTCTAGAATCGTCTTGA
- the LOC100789809 gene encoding tRNA-dihydrouridine(16/17) synthase [NAD(P)(+)]-like, whose translation MKPKHKPYSFLPLTRHFRALQSCPLMAQTPTSLDAEHPAAADQHVGFPARSLSGESWAERAWAHWAKLGRPRFIVAPMVDNSELPFRMLCRKYGAQGAYTPMLHSRIFTETEKYRNEEFTTCKEDRPLFVQFCANDPDVLLAAARKVEPFCDYVDINLGCPQRIAKRGYYGAFLMDNLPLVKSLVEKLAVNLQVPVSCKIRLFPNLEDTLKYARMLEEAGCMLLAVHGRTRDEKDGKKFRADWNAIRAVKNAVRIPVLANGNIRHMDDVRDCLEETGVEGVLSAETLLENPALFDGFRTAEWVSESEGTNLDGKLDQADLLIEYLKLCEKYPVPWRMIRSHVHKLLGDWFSLQPHIREELNKQSKLTFEFLYDMVDRLRSTGTRIPLYKNTEVEHTAGSYPD comes from the exons ATGAAACCAAAACATAAACCCTACTCCTTCCTCCCTCTCACCCGACACTTTCGCGCGCTACAATCTTGTCCCCTCATGGCCCAAACCCCAACTTCTCTCGATGCAGAGCACCCCGCCGCCGCCGACCAGCACGTGGGCTTTCCGGCCCGGAGCCTGAGCGGAGAGTCTTGGGCGGAGCGGGCGTGGGCCCACTGGGCCAAGCTGGGCCGGCCCAGGTTCATAGTGGCCCCGATGGTCGACAACTCGGAGCTGCCGTTTCGCATGCTGTGCCGCAAGTACGGTGCCCAGGGCGCGTACACGCCAATGCTCCATTCCCGCATTTTCACCGAGACCGAAAAGTACAGAAACGAAGAATTCACCACTTGCAAG GAGGATCGACCGTTATTTGTTCAGTTCTGTGCCAACGATCCAGATGTGTTGTTGGCAGCTGCACGCAAGGTGGAGCCTTTTTGCGATTATGTTGATATTAATCTTGG gtGTCCTCAGCGCATTGCTAAACGGGGATACTATGGCGCCTTCTTGATGGATAACCTTCCTCTGGTGAAATCTCTGGTAGAAAAATTGGCTGTTAACCTTCAGGTTCCTGTTTCATGCAAGATTAGGCTCTTTCCAAATTTAGAGGACACTTTGAAGTATGCTAGGATGCTTGAGGAGGCTGGTTGTATGCTTTTAGCTGTTCATGGCAGGACAAGAGATGAGAAGGATGGGAAGAAATTTCGAGCAGACTGGAACGCTATCAGGGCCGTGAAGAATGCAGTCAGAATCCCTGTCCTTGCGAATGGGAACATAAGGCATATGGATGATGTTAGAGACTGCTTGGAAGAGACTGGTGTTGAAGGGGTGCTTTCTGCCGAGACACTGCTTGAAAATCCAGCTCTCTTTGATGGATTTCGAACCGCCGAATGGGTGTCTGAAAGTGAAGGAACCAATCTGGATGGAAAACTGGACCAGGCAGATCTGCTAATAGAATATTTGAAGCTTTGTGAAAAATATCCCGTGCCGTGGAGAATGATTCGTTCTCATGTTCATAAATTGTTGGGAGACTGGTTCAGCCTTCAGCCTCACATCAGGGAGGAACTTAACAAACAATCTAAACTGACTTTTGAGTTTCTTTATGACATGGTGGATCGACTTAGGAGTACAGGTACTAGAATTCCACTTTACAAAAATACTGAAGTGGAACATACAGCAGGCAGTTACCCAGATTAA
- the LOC100789278 gene encoding homoarginine-6-hydroxylase 2-ODD-C23 (The RefSeq protein has 1 substitution compared to this genomic sequence), with protein sequence MATDFSSIPIIDISPLLAKADDPKMAEDPGVLEVVKQLDKACTEAGFFYVKGHGFPETLLKEVRDVTRRFFELSYEEKAKIKMTPAAGFRGYQRLGENITKGVPDMHEAIDCYREVTKDMYGDLGKVMEGSNQWPQNPPTFKVLMEEYVSLCRDLARKIMRGIALALGGSPNEFEGQRAGDPFWVMRLIGYPGVSSVNGTNVHKNDIGCGAHTDYGLLTLLNQDDDVNALQVRNLSGEWITAPPVPGTFVCNIGDMLKIYSNGLYESTLHRVINNNSKYRVSIVYFYETNFDTAVEPLDTHKTRANGNKEFKRAVYGEHLTGKVLTNFVDL encoded by the exons ATGGCAACGGACTTTAGTTCCATCCCCATAATTG ATATTAGTCCCCTTTTGGCTAAGGCAGATGATCCAAAAATGGCTGAGGATCCTGGTGTGCTTGAGGTTGTTAAACAATTGGATAAGGCTTGTACAGAGGCAGGGTTCTTCTACGTG AAAGGACATGGTTTTCCTGAGACTCTCCTTAAAGAAGTTAGAGATGTAACGCGCAGATTCTTTGAACTTTCATATGAAGAAAAGGCGAAGATCAAAATGACTCCAGCTGCTGGGTTCAG AGGTTATCAAAGGCTTGGAGAAAATATAACTAAAGGTGTACCTGACATGCATGAAGCTATTGAT TGCTATAGAGAAGTGACCAAGGACATGTATGGAGATCTTGGCAAAGTTATGGAAGGAAGCAATCAATG GCCACAAAATCCTCCAACATTCAAAGTTCTTATGGAGGAGTATGTTAGTCTCTGCAGAG ACCTTGCAAGGAAAATTATGCGTGGAATCGCTTTAGCATTAGGTGGATCGCCCAATGAATTTGAAGGTCAAAGAGCTGGGGATCCATTTTGGGTAATGCGGCTCATTGGTTACCCAGGTGTATCATCTGTAAATGGAACCAATGTTCATAAAAATGACATTGGATG TGGAGCTCACACTGATTACG GTTTATTGACATTACTTAATCAAGATGACGATGTAAACGCACTTCAG GTGAGAAACCTGTCTGGTGAATGGATAACAGCACCTCCAGTTCCTGGGACATTTGTATGCAACATTGGTGACATGCTAAAG ATTTACTCCAATGGTTTGTACGAGTCCACTTTGCATCGGGTGATAAACAACAACTCAAAATATAGAGTCAGTGTAGTATACTTTTATGAG ACAAACTTCGATACTGCAGTAGAGCCATTGGACACACATAAAACGAGGGCAAATGGCAACAAGGAGTTCAAAAGAGCAGTCTATGGAGAGCATTTAACTGGCAAGGTCCTCAcaaattttgttgatttgtAA